The Desulfococcus multivorans DNA window GGGACCTCGAGGGCGGCGTCGTTATCGACGATATCCGGGACCCTGTGGAAGCCATCCGGTGGCTCGACGCCGCCCCCGATGCCATTCTGATGGCCCACAATCTCCACTTGTTCTTCGAAATTCCCGAAGTAGTCCAGGCTATCCAGAACGGCGTGAATCGATGGAAGTCCATCGGATCGGCCCTGCTCATGATCAGCCCCTCGGTGCGGATCCCCCAGGAACTGGAGAAGTTTTTCCACCTGATCGATCTGCCTCTGCCCGACACCGCCGCCATGCTGGATATTCAGCGGGAGATAACCGGCGACCTTGACATCGCAACCAACGAGACCACGGCCCGGCTCGCCCGGGGCCTCACGGAGTTCGAGGCGGAGACGGCGTTCGCCTACGCTCTTGTAAAGAAAGGCACCTTCGCGCCGTCCGTCATCTCCGACGTCAAAGGCCAGATGATTCGGAAATCAGGGCTGATGCAGTTCTGGGAGCCCGCCGCCATCGAGGACGTGGGAGGGTTGTCGGCCTTGAAGGACTTCATCCAGCGACGAGCTGTGGCGTTTACGGAGAATGGCGCCGCATTTCCCCGTCCCAAGGGGATCCTTCTGGTCGGCATACCCGGAACCGGCAAGTCCCTGGCATCCAAGGCCACGGCGTCGATCCTGGGTTGGCCCCTGATCCGCCTCGACCTTGGCGCCCTCAAGAATTCCCTGGTGGGCGAGTCGGAACGGCGAATGCGCCAGGCCACACGGGTGATCGACGCCTTCGGCCATGCCGTCATATGGATGGACGAGGTGGAGAAGGC harbors:
- a CDS encoding AAA family ATPase is translated as MIRNYLKAGYPALCLLTQEPHRAEQVIRCEGWRFVAWDCVRGIRDLEGGVVIDDIRDPVEAIRWLDAAPDAILMAHNLHLFFEIPEVVQAIQNGVNRWKSIGSALLMISPSVRIPQELEKFFHLIDLPLPDTAAMLDIQREITGDLDIATNETTARLARGLTEFEAETAFAYALVKKGTFAPSVISDVKGQMIRKSGLMQFWEPAAIEDVGGLSALKDFIQRRAVAFTENGAAFPRPKGILLVGIPGTGKSLASKATASILGWPLIRLDLGALKNSLVGESERRMRQATRVIDAFGHAVIWMDEVEKAFAGTRSSGKSDGGTTAGMFGHFLTWMAETTASILVMATANDISKLPPEFMRAGRFDATFFVDLPCPDERRQIIEIMNRKWGSDIPLAYTDRLNGYTGAEIEQLAKDSLYDGLDDAFRNMVPLSRSMKEEVNGLREWARTRARIANTPEDRGVQRKIRREEVA